A genomic stretch from Leptotrichia sp. HSP-536 includes:
- a CDS encoding type II toxin-antitoxin system Phd/YefM family antitoxin → MKAINFSKVRNNLKNYCDTAIDENEEIIVTRKDERNVVILSLEKYNQLLKDIHNAKYLAKLDLAYEQMLAGKVKTHDLIEVDDD, encoded by the coding sequence ATGAAAGCAATTAATTTTAGTAAAGTTAGAAACAATTTAAAAAATTATTGTGACACTGCGATAGATGAAAACGAAGAAATCATAGTTACCAGAAAAGATGAAAGAAATGTCGTTATATTAAGCCTTGAAAAATATAATCAATTACTAAAAGACATTCATAATGCCAAATATCTTGCAAAATTAGACTTGGCTTATGAGCAGATGCTGGCAGGAAAAGTTAAAACTCATGATTTAATTGAGGTTGATGATGATTAA
- a CDS encoding Txe/YoeB family addiction module toxin, translating to MIKAWIEVAWTEYLYWQTQDKKTLRKINELIKDIERNGALNGIGKPEALKYRKGYSRRIDETNRLVYTIDENGILYILSCKGHYKE from the coding sequence ATGATTAAAGCATGGATTGAAGTTGCTTGGACGGAATATTTGTATTGGCAGACGCAGGATAAAAAAACATTGAGAAAAATTAATGAACTAATAAAGGATATTGAACGAAATGGAGCTTTAAATGGTATAGGTAAGCCAGAAGCATTAAAATATAGAAAAGGTTATAGCAGGAGAATAGACGAAACCAACAGATTAGTTTACACTATTGATGAAAATGGCATTTTGTATATATTGTCTTGTAAAGGGCATTATAAAGAATAA
- a CDS encoding DEAD/DEAH box helicase family protein, translating into MSNKIIFQFDDNLEYQKKAVDSVVELFRGLPKLLDSIYAERIRKTRLMEKDPVRNIDIVKGNKLFQNLKKVQLKNGLFTDEKAYSKHERDFTVEMETGTGKTYVYLRTILELHKEYGFKKFMIVVPSVAIRKGVEKSIEQLREHFKRLYNVDLSKYSFIYDSNNLGKVNAFVEENNLSICVMNIQAFNKYTNKIRKDDKNLWRDIKFVRPIVLIDEPQKIEGTKKKKSQSLKAIEELDPLFTLRYSATHKNLYNQVYKLDSYEAYKKNLVKKIRVKTINSVISKDFPYIRYTYFTKDCKARIEMFSQVQGESIRFKNFNVENGVSLYELSGGLPQYKDMFIAEQPHKEKSLKIAINYGDFELALGESNKKLENKDIIRIQIRLAIENHFQKQFEILEEGKKIKSLTLFFIDEVKKVRDSEASDGRGDYLEIFDEEYLKIVQKYKEKIEKYKNYFPHYEDVNLVREGYFALDKKKNEVEVEYKNEDEPKAKSQEDIDRGIELILEKKDELISFNEPLAFIFSHSALREGWDNPNVFTLCTLKNGSSEIAKKQEIGRGLRLPVDVTGNRCLDRNVNELTVIANDSYDNFSRMLQEDFNKNINKNEVTSDLLLITLEKSGIPKIKITSELVDEFKKELIEKK; encoded by the coding sequence ATGTCAAATAAAATAATATTCCAATTCGATGATAATTTGGAATATCAGAAAAAGGCGGTAGATTCTGTTGTAGAACTATTTAGAGGATTGCCAAAATTGTTGGATAGTATTTATGCTGAAAGAATAAGAAAAACAAGACTTATGGAAAAAGATCCTGTGAGAAATATTGATATTGTGAAGGGGAATAAACTTTTTCAGAATTTGAAAAAAGTTCAGTTGAAAAATGGACTGTTTACCGATGAAAAGGCTTACAGCAAGCACGAGCGAGATTTTACAGTCGAGATGGAAACGGGGACTGGGAAAACTTATGTTTATTTGCGTACGATATTGGAGTTGCACAAGGAATATGGATTTAAGAAATTTATGATTGTAGTTCCATCTGTGGCGATACGTAAAGGAGTGGAAAAATCTATTGAACAATTAAGGGAGCATTTTAAAAGACTATATAATGTGGATTTATCTAAATACAGTTTTATTTATGACAGTAATAATTTAGGAAAAGTAAATGCTTTTGTGGAAGAGAATAATTTGAGTATTTGTGTTATGAATATTCAGGCATTTAATAAATATACAAATAAAATTCGCAAGGATGATAAAAATTTATGGAGAGACATAAAATTTGTAAGACCGATTGTATTAATTGATGAACCACAGAAAATAGAAGGGACCAAAAAGAAAAAATCGCAATCATTAAAGGCGATAGAAGAGTTGGATCCATTATTTACACTTCGTTATTCAGCTACACATAAAAATTTGTATAATCAGGTATATAAATTGGATTCTTATGAAGCATATAAAAAAAATTTGGTAAAAAAGATTCGTGTAAAAACTATAAATAGTGTTATTTCTAAAGATTTTCCATATATTAGATATACTTATTTTACGAAGGATTGTAAGGCACGAATAGAGATGTTTTCTCAAGTTCAAGGAGAAAGTATTAGATTTAAGAATTTTAATGTAGAAAATGGTGTTTCTTTGTATGAATTATCAGGAGGATTGCCACAGTATAAGGATATGTTTATTGCAGAACAGCCTCATAAAGAGAAGTCATTGAAAATTGCTATTAATTACGGAGATTTTGAATTAGCATTAGGAGAGAGCAATAAGAAGTTAGAGAATAAAGATATTATTCGCATTCAAATCCGTCTTGCTATAGAAAATCATTTTCAAAAGCAATTTGAGATTTTGGAAGAAGGCAAGAAAATAAAGAGTTTGACACTGTTTTTTATTGATGAGGTTAAGAAAGTTAGGGATAGTGAGGCTTCTGATGGGAGAGGGGATTATCTGGAAATATTTGATGAGGAATATTTAAAAATTGTGCAAAAGTATAAGGAAAAAATTGAGAAATATAAAAATTATTTTCCACATTATGAAGATGTGAATTTAGTGAGAGAAGGATATTTTGCATTAGATAAGAAGAAAAATGAAGTTGAGGTGGAATATAAAAATGAAGATGAACCAAAGGCAAAATCGCAAGAGGATATTGATAGAGGAATAGAACTTATTCTAGAGAAAAAAGATGAATTGATTTCTTTTAATGAGCCACTAGCTTTCATATTTTCACATTCCGCTCTTAGAGAAGGTTGGGATAATCCAAATGTGTTTACTTTGTGTACATTGAAAAATGGAAGCAGCGAGATTGCTAAAAAACAAGAAATTGGTAGGGGCCTTAGACTTCCTGTAGATGTGACTGGAAATAGATGTCTTGATAGAAATGTAAATGAACTTACTGTTATTGCGAATGATAGTTATGACAATTTTTCAAGAATGCTTCAAGAAGATTTTAATAAGAATATAAATAAAAATGAAGTTACATCGGATCTTTTACTTATAACTCTTGAGAAATCAGGGATTCCTAAAATTAAGATTACTTCGGAACTGGTAGATGAATTTAAGAAAGAATTGATTGAAAAAAAGTGA
- a CDS encoding Txe/YoeB family addiction module toxin: MKILWEEKAWGDYCQWQQEDKKILKKVNSIIKDIQRNWYTGIGKPEALKNNLSGWWSRRIDEKNRVVYKIENDSIIIASCKGHYEL; this comes from the coding sequence GTGAAAATATTGTGGGAGGAAAAAGCTTGGGGTGATTACTGCCAATGGCAACAGGAAGATAAGAAAATTCTGAAAAAAGTAAACAGTATAATAAAAGATATACAAAGAAATTGGTATACAGGTATTGGAAAACCTGAAGCATTAAAAAATAATTTGAGTGGCTGGTGGAGCAGAAGAATTGATGAAAAAAATAGAGTTGTTTATAAAATAGAAAATGATTCGATTATAATAGCATCATGTAAAGGTCATTATGAGTTATAG
- a CDS encoding type II toxin-antitoxin system RelB/DinJ family antitoxin, translating to MAQAMINFRIDEKIKKEMEKICREMGMSMTTAFTIFATKVTKEKRIPFEITADPFYSESNMRYLEKVIADIESGKAKLVEHDLIEK from the coding sequence ATGGCACAGGCAATGATTAATTTTCGTATTGATGAAAAAATTAAAAAAGAAATGGAAAAAATATGCCGTGAAATGGGAATGTCAATGACAACCGCATTTACGATATTTGCTACTAAAGTTACCAAAGAAAAAAGAATACCTTTTGAAATTACTGCGGATCCGTTTTATTCTGAAAGTAATATGAGATATTTAGAAAAAGTTATTGCAGATATTGAATCAGGAAAAGCAAAATTAGTGGAACATGATTTGATAGAGAAGTGA
- a CDS encoding PHP domain-containing protein has protein sequence MRIDLHIHTQKCKQGDGSKRNITPEKFIEKMNKNNVKICAITNHNKFDFEEFKKIRELEPELTIFPGIELDINFKNNERKHIILICNPDSAEKFYNIFDNDCNRNYDEFSLNYNELLDKIERFSEDEIIIIPHFGDKDKKTALKKEDKEKLEKDLSKYIIILEPKLRTMGIINAHNEIALVGSDIKDWNNYIKDNLPEIKFKIDSFGKFYELASDTTNFIKNFLSGALKEKIKFKNNEDYSEIEIYNDINVIFGEKGSGKTVLIKEINNELRNIGKKVFFHEGKDYEEKYNGIKDEYEKEIEIDENKKNYLENLLNSIITYTEEKPENFVKKYKDYYQDKTSNKKSKNIKKIETNFLENISENLDELIRKGKTQVETILQTKMINNEIRKSNSEIKEELNNKLELLQQDIYLHIIAKYKKIFNITNVENILNVLKSSVQKKTGKVSRPTNIGFSKLISERTKRICDNFEFIEKLQSMKKEQKKKIGNLPNKGEVFLETKILILTENTTHYKGSKFDRSKIRVNKENIRKINNFSYKDLKKINGYFGNEINPKEFLNDIIKKDSIVTINGKEYTPSEGEKAILSISGLLENYNYDCYLFDEVERGLGNKYISEYLIPQLKKIREKGKIIVLSTHNANIAINTLPSQSIYCSYPDKNNYYIGQMYSNELIGITNGEIKIWEEQALIHLEGSEKMFSQRRNIYGI, from the coding sequence ATGAGAATAGATTTACATATACATACTCAAAAATGTAAACAAGGTGATGGAAGTAAAAGAAATATTACTCCAGAAAAATTTATAGAAAAAATGAATAAAAATAATGTTAAAATTTGTGCTATTACAAATCACAATAAATTTGATTTTGAAGAATTTAAAAAAATAAGAGAATTAGAGCCAGAATTAACAATATTTCCAGGAATAGAGTTAGATATAAATTTTAAAAATAACGAAAGAAAACACATAATTTTAATTTGTAATCCTGATAGTGCAGAAAAATTTTATAATATTTTTGATAATGATTGTAACAGAAACTATGATGAATTTTCCTTAAATTATAATGAGTTATTAGATAAAATTGAGAGATTTTCAGAAGATGAAATTATAATAATTCCACATTTTGGAGATAAAGATAAAAAAACAGCATTAAAAAAAGAAGATAAAGAAAAATTAGAAAAAGATCTTTCAAAATATATAATTATATTAGAACCTAAACTTCGTACGATGGGAATAATAAATGCACATAATGAGATTGCATTAGTGGGAAGTGATATAAAAGACTGGAATAACTATATTAAAGATAACCTTCCTGAAATAAAATTCAAAATAGATTCTTTTGGAAAATTTTATGAATTAGCTAGTGATACAACTAATTTTATAAAAAATTTTTTAAGTGGTGCATTAAAAGAAAAGATTAAATTTAAAAATAATGAAGATTATTCTGAGATTGAAATTTATAATGATATAAATGTAATCTTTGGAGAAAAAGGTTCTGGAAAAACAGTACTGATAAAAGAAATAAATAATGAATTAAGAAATATTGGTAAAAAAGTATTTTTTCATGAAGGAAAAGATTATGAAGAAAAATACAATGGTATAAAGGATGAGTATGAAAAAGAAATAGAAATTGATGAAAATAAAAAAAATTATTTAGAAAATTTATTAAATTCAATTATAACTTATACAGAAGAAAAACCTGAAAATTTTGTAAAAAAATATAAAGACTATTATCAAGATAAAACTAGTAACAAGAAAAGTAAAAATATAAAAAAAATAGAAACAAATTTTTTAGAGAATATAAGTGAAAATTTAGATGAACTAATAAGAAAAGGTAAAACTCAAGTGGAAACCATACTGCAAACAAAAATGATTAATAATGAAATTAGAAAAAGTAATAGTGAAATAAAAGAAGAGTTAAACAATAAGTTAGAATTACTACAACAAGATATCTATTTGCATATTATTGCAAAATATAAAAAAATATTTAATATAACAAATGTGGAAAATATTTTAAATGTATTAAAAAGTTCAGTACAAAAAAAGACTGGAAAAGTCTCAAGACCAACTAATATTGGATTTTCAAAATTAATATCAGAAAGAACTAAAAGAATATGCGATAATTTTGAATTTATTGAAAAATTACAAAGTATGAAAAAAGAGCAAAAGAAAAAGATTGGAAATTTACCAAATAAAGGAGAAGTCTTTTTAGAAACGAAAATTTTAATACTAACAGAGAATACAACACACTATAAAGGTTCAAAGTTTGATAGAAGTAAAATACGAGTAAATAAAGAAAATATAAGAAAGATAAACAATTTTTCATATAAAGATTTAAAAAAAATAAATGGATACTTTGGAAATGAAATAAATCCAAAAGAATTTTTAAATGATATTATAAAAAAAGATAGTATAGTTACAATAAATGGAAAAGAATACACTCCTTCAGAAGGAGAAAAAGCAATATTATCTATTAGTGGATTATTAGAAAATTATAACTATGATTGTTATTTGTTTGATGAGGTAGAAAGAGGTTTGGGTAACAAATATATTTCAGAATACCTTATACCCCAATTAAAAAAGATACGAGAAAAAGGGAAAATTATTGTTTTATCAACGCATAATGCAAATATTGCGATAAATACACTACCAAGTCAAAGTATATATTGCAGTTATCCTGATAAAAATAATTATTATATTGGACAAATGTATTCAAACGAATTAATTGGAATAACAAATGGAGAAATAAAAATATGGGAAGAGCAAGCATTAATTCATTTGGAAGGAAGCGAAAAAATGTTTAGTCAAAGGAGAAATATTTATGGAATATAA
- a CDS encoding site-specific DNA-methyltransferase codes for MENNKIKKEINDIVNDNLKVLEQLFPSAVKDGQLDVKALKEELGEFEEVTTEKYELNWAGKQNAKKIVQQGIGNKTLKFVAKDSKNADTTENIYIEGDNLEVLKLLRQNYYNSIKMIYIDPPYNTGNDFVYNDTFKMDKEESDKAEGIISENNEKLQKNQKSTNRYHANWLNMMYPRLKLARDLLTDDGVIFISIDDNEQANLKRLCDEIFGEENFVAQIIWERAFAPVNLKKHFSESHDYIVCYSKNINLSINNGLKRNQEADNRYSNPDDDSRGVWTSGDFSVGPAVESNIYKIVSPSGRENYPPNGRSWRVSEEKFKEMLLDNRVWFGEDGNGVPRQKRFLSEVKNSITPMTIWKYTEIGHSQDATKKLKELFDEVHVFDYSKTVELIKRCIELYTNQGDIVLDFFSGSATTAHAVMQLNSENNKNRKFIMAQLPEITYKGILEKYENEMGEKKERYVIDITTGYPIVEKDSEARKAGFYTIAEIGKERIRRAGEKIKKEIEEYNSNLKLGEEPKKVPDIGFKAFKVDDTNIKWYDMENFNEDGQYSFDDPDSLDFVLGSNDIDIIYEIMLRQNDVPLSEKIEFLTDIGNRTYLYAGLYLICLETEITEEMVEKLASLDSLPIKFIFRDSAFKDNISLKDETFRKLRSLIERNSGESKVSYRVEFI; via the coding sequence ATGGAAAATAATAAAATAAAAAAAGAGATAAATGACATAGTAAATGATAATTTAAAAGTACTGGAGCAATTATTTCCATCTGCTGTAAAGGATGGACAGCTGGATGTAAAGGCATTGAAGGAAGAACTGGGAGAATTTGAGGAAGTAACAACTGAAAAATATGAGTTAAACTGGGCTGGAAAACAAAATGCAAAAAAAATAGTACAGCAGGGAATTGGAAATAAAACATTGAAATTTGTAGCAAAAGACAGCAAAAATGCCGACACAACAGAAAATATATATATTGAAGGAGATAATCTGGAAGTATTGAAACTGTTAAGACAGAATTATTACAATTCAATAAAAATGATATATATTGACCCGCCATATAATACTGGAAATGATTTTGTCTATAATGATACTTTTAAAATGGATAAGGAAGAAAGCGACAAGGCAGAAGGAATAATATCAGAAAACAATGAAAAACTGCAGAAAAATCAGAAGTCAACTAACAGATACCATGCAAACTGGCTGAATATGATGTATCCAAGATTGAAACTGGCTAGAGATTTACTGACTGATGATGGAGTTATATTTATAAGTATTGATGATAATGAGCAGGCTAACCTGAAGAGATTGTGTGATGAGATTTTTGGGGAGGAGAATTTTGTGGCACAAATTATATGGGAAAGAGCTTTTGCACCAGTTAATTTAAAAAAACATTTTTCAGAGAGCCATGATTATATTGTATGCTATAGTAAGAACATAAATTTAAGTATAAATAATGGTCTAAAGAGAAATCAAGAAGCAGATAATAGATATTCAAATCCTGATGATGACTCTAGAGGAGTTTGGACATCTGGAGATTTTTCAGTAGGTCCAGCAGTAGAAAGTAATATATATAAGATAGTTTCTCCAAGTGGAAGAGAAAATTATCCTCCAAATGGAAGAAGTTGGAGAGTATCAGAAGAAAAATTTAAAGAGATGTTACTGGATAACAGAGTGTGGTTTGGAGAAGATGGAAATGGTGTTCCAAGACAAAAAAGATTTTTAAGTGAAGTAAAAAATAGTATAACTCCTATGACAATATGGAAATATACTGAGATTGGACATAGCCAAGATGCTACAAAAAAATTAAAAGAACTATTTGATGAAGTTCATGTTTTTGATTATTCAAAAACAGTAGAATTAATTAAAAGATGTATAGAATTATACACAAATCAAGGGGATATTGTTTTAGATTTTTTCTCAGGTTCAGCTACAACTGCACATGCTGTTATGCAATTAAATAGTGAAAATAATAAAAATAGGAAATTTATAATGGCTCAATTACCAGAAATTACATATAAGGGAATTCTTGAAAAATATGAAAATGAAATGGGAGAAAAAAAGGAAAGATATGTTATAGATATTACAACAGGATATCCTATTGTAGAGAAAGATAGTGAAGCTAGAAAAGCAGGTTTTTATACAATTGCAGAAATTGGAAAAGAGAGAATCAGGCGTGCTGGAGAAAAGATAAAAAAGGAAATAGAAGAATATAATTCAAATCTGAAACTTGGAGAAGAGCCTAAAAAAGTTCCAGATATTGGATTTAAAGCATTTAAAGTGGATGATACAAATATAAAATGGTATGACATGGAGAATTTTAATGAAGATGGTCAGTATTCTTTTGATGACCCTGATTCATTGGATTTTGTGCTTGGAAGCAATGATATTGATATTATTTATGAAATAATGTTAAGACAGAATGATGTTCCATTGTCAGAAAAGATAGAATTTTTAACAGATATTGGAAATAGAACTTATTTATATGCAGGTTTATATCTAATATGTCTTGAAACAGAAATAACAGAGGAAATGGTGGAAAAATTAGCTTCACTAGATTCGTTACCAATAAAATTTATATTCAGGGATTCGGCATTTAAGGATAATATTTCATTGAAGGATGAGACTTTTAGGAAGTTAAGAAGTCTGATTGAGAGAAATTCGGGGGAGAGTAAGGTTAGTTATAGGGTTGAGTTTATTTAA
- a CDS encoding DUF4391 domain-containing protein, giving the protein MINMPERYEVNQEIKLKNLILKEFKPIEKKKIKEYIKLVTLKYMINDEEIPSVEDEKYNFKVIQYFDFEITDIKKAGFLANLYQESIKTPCVLRFYDNLKEVYSLALKRLNQNDRNEIVVTDTVMTEIFDLSMSSSAKREVEETLDYSKILNRTNKVNFYSEMFIKNYILKNQKYYQKSGNILESLIWYDRNKMNDIFEKFKNLVIYKEKIKLAIKNSEKIEINKKIRELILELDKY; this is encoded by the coding sequence ATGATAAATATGCCGGAAAGATATGAAGTGAATCAGGAAATAAAATTGAAAAATCTTATTCTGAAGGAATTTAAGCCTATTGAAAAAAAGAAAATAAAAGAATACATAAAATTAGTAACATTAAAATATATGATAAATGATGAGGAGATTCCAAGTGTAGAAGATGAAAAATATAATTTTAAGGTAATTCAGTATTTTGATTTTGAAATAACGGATATAAAAAAAGCTGGATTTCTTGCTAATCTATACCAGGAATCAATAAAAACACCTTGTGTATTAAGATTTTACGATAATTTAAAAGAAGTGTATTCATTAGCTTTAAAAAGATTAAATCAAAATGACAGAAATGAAATAGTAGTTACAGATACTGTAATGACTGAAATATTTGACTTATCAATGTCGAGTTCAGCAAAAAGGGAAGTGGAAGAAACTCTGGATTATTCAAAAATTTTAAATAGAACGAACAAAGTTAATTTTTATTCGGAGATGTTTATAAAAAATTATATTTTAAAAAATCAGAAATATTATCAGAAATCAGGAAATATTTTAGAAAGTTTAATATGGTATGACAGAAATAAGATGAATGATATTTTTGAAAAGTTTAAAAATCTTGTGATTTACAAGGAAAAAATAAAATTAGCTATAAAAAATAGCGAAAAAATAGAAATTAACAAGAAAATTAGAGAATTAATTTTAGAATTGGATAAATATTAG
- a CDS encoding C-terminal helicase domain-containing protein: protein MDFDTQSKGLVYLHRTNLFKRLESSVFSFSETLKRLIENIDQTIENLNKGQQIEENLDVENEDEIYIERSKYEIKVEDLRINAYLEELYNDRDIVKKIYDETLILLKENRDNKIHELEKIVENKVENTPYNAGNRKILIFTAFADTANYIYSELLKKFAGKDISIASVTGKGVKTTNKKVREDFHSILSAFSPKSKMKIEIPQDEQIDIIVGTDCISEGQNLQDCDTVINFDIQWNPVSLIQRFGRVDRIGSRNDKIQMINFFPNADLNEYLDLERRVKGKMTTLNIASTGDEDMLNPEMNDFNFRKRQLEKLKEEVIDIEDTNENISLTDLNMNEYLYELSNYVNNHKEINKIPKGIYSVTEGEQKGVLFCFKHSKNDAKPKNDSSLYPYYLIFVDNNKEILFKNSQAREVIKLFRQLCYEKNEVQEKVLKEFFKNTKNATEMGFYSELLNTAVNSIKGEEEEKAVQTVFDFSGFNNNFKDDTTDDFELVSFLVVG, encoded by the coding sequence ATGGATTTTGATACACAGTCGAAAGGTCTTGTATATTTGCATAGAACAAACTTGTTTAAAAGATTGGAAAGTTCAGTTTTTTCATTTTCTGAAACCTTGAAAAGATTGATTGAAAATATTGATCAGACAATAGAAAATTTAAATAAGGGACAGCAGATTGAAGAAAATCTTGATGTGGAAAATGAAGATGAAATCTATATTGAAAGAAGTAAGTATGAAATAAAGGTAGAAGATTTGAGAATAAATGCCTATCTTGAGGAGTTGTATAATGATAGAGATATTGTAAAAAAAATATATGATGAAACATTGATTTTATTGAAAGAAAATAGAGATAATAAAATTCATGAACTGGAAAAGATTGTGGAAAATAAGGTTGAAAATACCCCTTATAATGCTGGAAATAGAAAAATACTTATTTTTACAGCATTTGCAGACACAGCAAACTATATCTATTCTGAGCTGTTAAAAAAATTCGCTGGTAAAGATATTAGTATAGCAAGTGTTACAGGTAAAGGCGTAAAAACTACAAACAAAAAAGTAAGAGAGGACTTTCATAGCATTCTGAGTGCATTTTCGCCAAAGTCCAAAATGAAAATTGAAATTCCACAAGATGAGCAGATAGATATTATAGTAGGAACAGACTGTATTTCGGAAGGACAGAATTTACAGGACTGTGACACTGTAATAAACTTTGATATTCAGTGGAATCCTGTGTCGCTTATTCAGAGATTTGGAAGAGTGGACAGAATAGGAAGTAGAAATGACAAAATACAGATGATTAATTTCTTTCCGAATGCAGATCTGAATGAATATTTGGACTTGGAGAGAAGAGTAAAAGGGAAAATGACAACATTAAATATCGCTTCTACTGGGGATGAAGATATGCTTAATCCTGAAATGAATGATTTTAATTTTAGAAAGAGACAATTAGAAAAACTGAAGGAAGAAGTAATTGATATAGAAGATACAAATGAAAATATTTCATTGACAGATCTGAATATGAATGAGTATTTGTACGAACTTTCAAATTATGTGAATAATCATAAGGAAATAAACAAAATACCAAAAGGAATTTATTCTGTAACTGAAGGTGAACAGAAGGGAGTGTTGTTCTGCTTTAAACATAGTAAAAATGATGCTAAACCTAAGAATGACAGTTCTCTTTATCCTTATTACCTGATTTTTGTGGACAACAATAAAGAAATTCTATTTAAAAACAGTCAGGCAAGAGAAGTTATAAAACTTTTCAGACAGCTCTGCTATGAGAAAAATGAAGTTCAGGAAAAAGTTTTAAAGGAGTTCTTTAAAAATACGAAAAATGCTACTGAAATGGGATTTTATTCAGAATTGCTTAATACAGCGGTAAACAGTATAAAAGGTGAAGAGGAAGAAAAGGCTGTTCAGACAGTGTTTGATTTTTCAGGATTTAATAACAATTTTAAAGATGACACAACAGATGATTTTGAGTTGGTATCTTTTCTGGTGGTGGGTTAG